A part of Nesterenkonia lutea genomic DNA contains:
- a CDS encoding ATP synthase F0 subunit C has protein sequence MDGTLNMVGMGLAGFGAALAIGMIFSAYLNGVARQPEAQRVLQPIAILGFALAEAVFILAIVFAFVL, from the coding sequence ATGGACGGCACACTGAACATGGTCGGCATGGGTCTCGCAGGCTTCGGCGCTGCACTGGCCATCGGCATGATCTTCTCGGCCTACCTCAACGGTGTGGCACGGCAGCCAGAGGCGCAGCGCGTCCTGCAGCCGATCGCGATCCTCGGCTTCGCACTCGCAGAGGCGGTCTTCATCCTTGCCATCGTCTTCGCCTTCGTGCTCTGA